One Hippoglossus hippoglossus isolate fHipHip1 chromosome 13, fHipHip1.pri, whole genome shotgun sequence genomic window carries:
- the LOC117773104 gene encoding extracellular calcium-sensing receptor-like has product MIGQTGFKEFSKDGDLIIGGVFALSGTRKLIDNGYHALPYTYCKKLNDRELKFARIVMFTVEEINRDTKLLPGLSLGYRLYNGCGDENLIRAAMEAVNGEDSKGCADQIQALLGHSSSGVSKDINIILSPLSIPQVSHLSTCACLSDKRQFPTFFRTVPSDRFQIIGLVQLMKYFDWRWVGIIYSQGVYSEEGTTAFAKEAEKEGICVEYRLPYSKTHVKFPAIAEALRKSSSKVVLLFLPLSFTKSFLSEIEKYNITGKQWVGSEAWITQTDLASVGRKSILQGAMGFALPQASIPGLGEFLLSFKPSDEPQSAIVKDFWESFFDCSFSPSNTSATCTGTEDLSTVSSDYTDVTHFRPENNVYKAVYLVAYAIHALLQCHNGSNPTTGKSCVTKDQVLEHIKYVNFTTQSGAKVFFDENGDSVAQYDLVNWQIKDNGSVEIVNIGQFDTSLPEGQKFKLKDNTRIVWGGNSIEVPRSVCREPCPPGTRKAINKRKPVCCFDCFECPEGTISNETNSPDCLICPPEFWPNEKKDQCLPKPTEYLSYNEIMGALLTGFGCVGIFLSLLTLIIFLTHKETPIVKANNSELSFLLLFSLTLCFLCSLTFIGRPSEWSCMLRHTAFGITFVLCISCVLGKTIVVLMAFRATLPGRNMMKWFGPAQQRLSVLSFTLVQVVICVLWLTTNPPFPRMNMIYYKDKIILECALGSAVGFWAVLGYIGLLALLCFILAFFARKLPDSFNEAKLITFSMLIFCAVWITFIPAYVSSPGKFTVAVEIFAILASSFALLTCIFVPKCYIIIFRPEQNSKRHLMGKILPRTL; this is encoded by the exons atgATCGGGCAAACAGGGTTCAAGGAGTTTTCAAAAGATGGTGATCTCATTATCGGAGGAGTTTTCGCTTTGTCTGGTACACGCAAATTGATTGACAATGGCTACCACGCATTGCCGTATACATACTGCAAAAA GCTGAATGACAGGGAACTGAAGTTTGCCAGGATAGTGATGTTTACAGTGGAGGAGATCAACAGAGATACTAAGCTCCTTCCTGGATTGAGTCTGGGCTACAGGCTGTACAATGGTTGTGGGGATGAGAACCTGATTCGAGCAGCAATGGAAGCCGTAAACGGAGAGGACTCAAAGGGCTGCGCTGATCAGATACAGGCTCTCCTGGGCCATTCCTCCTCTGGAGTGAGTAAAGACATAAACATCATACTCAGCCCGCTATCCATTCCACAG gTGAGCCATCTCTCCACTTGTGCTTGTTTGAGTGACAAAAGGCAGTTCCCCACATTCTTCAGAACTGTGCCCAGTGACCGCTTCCAAATCATCGGTCTGGTGCAGCTCATGAAATACTTTGACTGGCGCTGGGTGGGGATCATTTATTCTCAGGGCGTGTACTCAGAAGAAGGTACAACGGCATTTGCaaaggaagcagaaaaagaggGCATATGTGTTGAATACCGGTTACCTTACTCAAAGACACATGTAAAATTTCCTGCTATTGCGGAGGCTCTGAGGAAGTCCTCGTCCAAGGTGGTCCTCTTGTTTTTGCCCTTATCCTTCACCAAATCGTTCTTGTCAGAAATAGAGAAGTATAACATCACTGGAAAGCAATGGGTTGGCAGTGAGGCTTGGATCACTCAAACAGACCTTGCTTCTGTTGGGAGAAAGAGCATTTTGCAGGGGGCGATGGGCTTCGCCCTCCCTCAGGCCTCCATCCCAGGTCTTGGTGAATTCTTACTCAGCTTTAAACCCTCTGACGAACCACAGAGTGCTATAGTTAAAGATTTCTGGGAGTCGTTCTTtgactgcagcttctctccgTCAAATACTTCTGCTACGTGTACTGGCACAGAAGATCTCAGCACAGTCTCCAGTGACTACACAGACGTGACACATTTTAGGCCAGAGAATAATGTGTACAAAGCTGTGTACTTGGTGGCGTATGCTATTCACGCACTACTGCAATGTCACAATGGCTCAAATCCAACCACTGGAAAGTCCTGTGTGACTAAAGACCAA GTGTTGGAGCACATTAAGTACGTGAACTTCACAACACAGAGTGGGGCCAAGGTTTTCTTTGATGAAAACGGAGACTCAGTTGCCCAGTATGACTTAGTTAACTGGCAAATAAAAGACAACGGCTCTGTTGAGATCGTAAACATCGGCCAATTTGACACGTCTCTGCCAGAGGGGCAgaaattcaaactaaaagacaacACCAGGATAGTTTGGGGAGGAAACAGTATCGAG GTGCCGAGGTCTGTTTGCAGAGAGCCGTGTCCCCCAGGGACTCGAAAGGCGATAAACAAGCGAAAACCCGTGTGCTGCTTCGACTGCTTTGAGTGCCCCGAGGGGACAATTAGTAATGAGACaa ATTCTCCCGACTGTTTGATCTGTCCACCTGAATTTTGGCcgaatgaaaagaaagaccagTGTCTCCCGAAGCCGACTGAGTACCTCTCCTACAACGAGATCATGGGGGCACTTTTAACTGGATTTGGGTGTGTGGGCATATTTTTATCTCTACTGACATTAATCATTTTTCTGACTCATAAAGAGACTCCCATTGTTAAAGCCAACAACTCGgagctgagcttcctgctgctcttctccctgacGCTGTGCTTCCTGTGCTCCCTCACCTTCATCGGCCGGCCCTCTGAGTGGTCCTGCATGCTGCGGCACACTGCGTTCGGCATCACCttcgtcctctgcatctcttgtGTCCTCGGGAAAACTATAGTGGTGTTAATGGCCTTCAGGGCAACACTTCCAGgcagaaatatgatgaaatggtTCGGTCCTGCCCAGCAGAGGCTCAGTGTTCTGAGTTTCACCCTGGTTCAGGTTGTAATTTGTGTACTTTGGCTCACAACCAACCCTCCATTCCCAAGGATGAACATGATATACTATAAAGATAAGATCATCTTAGAGTGCGCTCTGGGGTCAGCTGTCGGGTTCTGGGCTGTGCTGGGTTACATCGGACTTCTTgctctcttgtgttttattcttgcTTTTTTTGCCAGGAAGCTGCCAGACAGCTTTAATGAGGCCAAACTGATCaccttcagcatgttgatattctgtGCAGTCTGGATCACATTCATCCCGGCATATGTCAGCTCTCCTGGGaagttcactgtggctgtggagataTTTGCTATTCTGGCCTCCAGCTTTGCCTTGCTGACATGCATTTTTGTTCCAAAATGCTACATTATCATATTCAGGCCAGAACAAAACTCAAAGAGACATTTGATGGGAAAAATACTGCCAAGGACACTTTGA
- the LOC117773105 gene encoding extracellular calcium-sensing receptor-like produces the protein MGWITCILFTLLAGIKSEKQTCKVIGQTGFKEFSKDGDLIIGGVFSLSTTRKLIDNGYHALPYTYCKKLNDRELKFARIVMFTVEEINRDTKLLPGLSLGYRLYNGCGSENLIRAAMEAVNGEDSKGCADQIQALLGHSSSGVSKDINIILSPLSIPQVSHLSTCACLSDKRQFPTFFRTVPSDRFQIIGLVQLMKYFDWRWVGIIYSQGVYSEEGTTAFAKEAEKEGICVEYRLPHSKTNVKFPAIVEALRKSSSKVVLLFLPLSFTKSFLSEIEKYNITGKQWVGSEDWITQTDMASDRSKNILQGAMGFALPQASIPGLGEFLLSFKPSDEPQSAIVKDFWESFFDCSFSPSNTSATCTGTEDLSTVYSDYTDVTHFRPENNLYKAVYLVAYAIHALLQCHNGSNPTTGKSCVTKDQVLEHIKYMNFTTQSGAKVFFDENGDSVAQYDLVNWQIKDDGSVEIVNIGQFDTSLPEGQKFKLKDNTRIVWGGNSVEVPRSVCREPCPPGTRKAIKKHKPVCCFDCFECPEGTISNETNSPDCLICPPEFWPNEKKDQCLLKPTEYLSYKEIMGALLTGFGCVGIFLSLLTLIIFLTHKETPIVKANNSELSFLLLFSLTLCFLCSLTFIGRPSDWSCMLRHTAFGIAFVLCISCVLGKTIVVLMAFRATLPGRNMMKWFGPAQQRLSVLSFTLVQVVICVLWLTTNPPFPRMNMIYYKEKIILECALGSAVGFWAVLGYIGLLALLCFILAFFARKLPDSFNEAKLITFSMLIFCAVWITFIPAYVSSPGKFTVAVEIFAILASSFALLTCIFVPKCYIILFRPEQNSKRHLMGKIPPRTL, from the exons ATGGGTTGGATCACTTGTAtcctcttcactctgctggcagggataaagtcagaaaaacaaacgtGCAAAGTGATTGGGCAAACAGGGTTCAAGGAGTTTTCTAAAGATGGTGATCTCATTATCGGAggagttttctctttgtctACTACACGCAAATTGATTGACAATGGCTACCACGCATTGCCGTATACATACTGCAAAAA GCTGAATGACAGGGAGCTGAAGTTTGCCAGGATAGTGATGTTTACAGTGGAGGAGATCAACAGAGATACTAAGCTCCTTCCTGGATTGAGTCTGGGCTACAGGCTGTACAATGGTTGTGGGAGTGAGAACCTGATTCGAGCAGCAATGGAAGCCGTAAACGGAGAGGACTCAAAGGGCTGCGCTGATCAGATACAGGCTCTCCTGGGCCATTCCTCCTCCGGAGTGAGTAAAGACATAAACATCATACTCAGCCCGCTATCCATTCCACAG gTGAGCCATCTCTCCACTTGTGCTTGTTTGAGTGACAAAAGGCAGTTCCCCACATTCTTCAGAACTGTGCCCAGTGACCGCTTCCAAATCATCGGTCTGGTGCAGCTCATGAAATACTTTGACTGGCGCTGGGTGGGGATTATTTATTCTCAGGGCGTGTACTCAGAAGAAGGTACAACGGCATTTGCaaaggaagcagaaaaagaggGCATATGTGTTGAATACCGGTTACCTCACtcaaagacaaatgtaaaatttCCTGCTATTGTGGAGGCTCTGAGGAAATCCTCGTCCAAGGTGGTCCTCTTGTTTTTGCCCTTATCCTTCACCAAATCGTTCTTGTCAGAAATAGAGAAGTATAACATCACTGGAAAGCAATGGGTTGGCAGTGAGGATTGGATCACTCAAACAGACATGGCTTCTGACAGGAGTAAGAACATTTTGCAGGGGGCGATGGGCTTCGCCCTCCCTCAGGCCTCCATCCCAGGTCTTGGTGAATTCTTACTCAGCTTTAAACCCTCTGACGAACCACAGAGTGCTATAGTTAAAGATTTCTGGGAGTCGTTCTTtgactgcagcttctctccgTCAAATACTTCTGCTACGTGTACTGGCACAGAAGATCTCAGCACAGTCTACAGTGACTACACAGACGTGACACATTTTAGGCCAGAGAATAATTTGTACAAAGCTGTGTACTTGGTGGCGTATGCTATTCACGCACTACTGCAATGTCACAATGGCTCAAATCCAACCACTGGAAAGTCCTGTGTGACTAAAGACCAA GTGTTGGAGCACATTAAGTACATGAACTTCACAACACAGAGTGGGGCCAAGGTTTTCTTTGATGAAAACGGAGACTCAGTTGCCCAGTATGACTTAGTTAACTGGCAAATAAAAGACGACGGCTCTGTTGAGATCGTAAACATCGGACAATTTGACACGTCTCTGCCAGAGGGGCAgaaattcaaactaaaagacaacACCAGGATAGTTTGGGGAGGAAACAGTGTCGAG GTGCCGAGGTCTGTTTGCAGAGAGCCGTGTCCCCCAGGGACTCGAAAGGCGATAAAGAAGCATAAACCTGTGTGCTGCTTCGACTGCTTTGAGTGCCCCGAGGGGACAATTAGTAATGAGACaa ATTCTCCCGACTGTTTGATCTGTCCACCTGAATTTTGGCcgaatgaaaagaaagaccagTGTCTCCTGAAGCCGACTGAGTACCTCTCCTACAAAGAGATCATGGGGGCACTTTTAACTGGATTTGGTTGTGTGGGCATATTTTTATCTCTACTGACATTAATAATTTTTCTGACTCATAAAGAGACTCCCATTGTTAAAGCCAACAACTCCgagctgagcttcctgctgctcttctccctgacGCTGTGCTTCCTGTGCTCCCTCACCTTCATCGGCCGGCCCTCTGATTGGTCCTGCATGCTGCGGCACACTGCATTCGGCATCGCCttcgtcctctgcatctcttgtGTCCTCGGGAAAACTATAGTGGTGTTAATGGCCTTCAGGGCGACACTTCCAGgcagaaatatgatgaaatggtTCGGTCCTGCCCAGCAGAGGCTCAGTGTTCTGAGTTTCACCCTGGTTCAGGTTGTAATTTGTGTACTTTGGCTCACAACCAACCCTCCATTCCCAAGGATGAACATGATATACTATAAAGAAAAGATCATCTTAGAGTGCGCTCTGGGGTCAGCTGTCGGGTTCTGGGCTGTGCTGGGTTACATCGGACTTCTTgctctcttgtgttttattcttgcTTTTTTTGCCAGGAAGCTGCCAGACAGCTTTAATGAGGCCAAACTGATCaccttcagcatgttgatattctgtGCAGTCTGGATCACATTCATCCCGGCATATGTCAGCTCTCCTGGGaagttcactgtggctgtggagataTTTGCTATTCTGGCCTCCAGCTTTGCCTTGCTGACATGCATTTTTGTTCCAAAATGCTACATTATCTTATTCAGGCCAGAACAAAACTCAAAGAGACATTTGATGGGGAAAATACCGCCAAGGACACTTTGA